In Glycine max cultivar Williams 82 chromosome 15, Glycine_max_v4.0, whole genome shotgun sequence, the DNA window ccCAATTAAATCTTACACCTATCATattcatttaaattatcatCAAGAAATGATctaattaatgaaaattgagGATTGTATCAAAGGAaataaattttgacaaaattaagaattgtatcaaaattataaattttctaaaatagaaagaccaaatgtctttattttcaaataaaatgaccaaaattgtagattgaacGAAATAAAAGATTTGTATTTTAGCCTAAATTAACATattatgaatcattttaattagtttaattgtgtatttataatatcattcattttaattattattattattattatttgtgaaatatacttaataaataaattaaaataaagtgtgtgtgtatatatatatatatacgataatttatatattgatttctctcaatgattataaattaaaataacatattatgaATTATCTTAAATGTAActacatatttataaaattattaagtttaagtaatattttcggaaaatatattttatagtaatcaattttaaaaaaatgagtatgAGTAGTAATTTTTGTGCTTTAAAATGTCTTTATTAAACCAAAGTAGTCTTTTTCGATAGTTTAACAtactaatttgattaatttgaaaaCATATGATAAATTATGAGAAATATTGTATTAAATAAACGCGTGTTATGTCAATCAAAATTCACATCACTTGTGaccaaaataaatagaatttaatatAACAGAGACACTTTAAAGGGTTaaggtgaaatttttttaatttaaaatttaaataatgaacCAAAATTACATGTTgacttaatatttaatattactacttaatatctaaattttaaaaaataatttttagtcatCAAAATTccataataaataacatttttccaTTTAATATCATTATCAAATATCATGATATTTAATCATCAAAGTAGTATAATAAAAAGCATTAATATGAACTATTGAATTCTTCGTTAAATACAGTTTgattcattaaatttaattatacccAATCAACGACTGTCAAGTTAGAACTTTTTTTTCCAGGTCTcctttactatatatatacacatagaTAGATGGGATTCacttaattttatatgttaaaatattttcctttttctataaACGTTATAAACTATTTGGCTAATAAGCCAACATGGAAAAACTTTATGTAAAACAAATTAGAAACTGTGAAAACTAATATTACTGCTGCTCAAGGCATGTAACAAGGGTGAAAATAGGTATATTATACTTTATAACAGATTACTCGGGTGATTTTTagttataagttttaaaaaaaattaaaaataaaaatcgatttctttttagttttagttttagttttttttctctaatttttagttttataataaattcattttaaaagttttctatcatattaaaattagtttaatgaTGTGTTTGTGTGAAGGTAATGacgataatattaattatgttggGTGATGTTAGGGGCACAGGTAATGCAATAACATGTTAGTTATAGTAATAAATGTGTTAATGTTATTGATGGTAATTGATtgtaacaaaattttacaatattGAAAATAGTAATAATGGTGTGTATATGATCCTAGCGAATGGTGGTTAATCATTTTACATTTAGAGCTTTATAACTTTACAATTGTAATAGTTTTTATTGTTTAGAAGAAATttaaagagaagagagaggtttaaattaaattagattaaGGTTTATGTATTTGATCTTCTTCTCGGACATGTTATCCTTGTTGTTGTTTACCACTCTCGTGTATTTTTCTCTGTCTTTGTTTCTTTATGCATCTAAAATCATCGACTTTGCCTTCATTGCTAAACATATCTCTTTCATTCTTATAATCTCAACAACTTGTTCTCTTCGAGAGAGAGTTTTTATAGCATAGCAAAACTTTgagtaaaagacaagtaaaacCAACATATTTTGGCCACACAATGATCAAAGTAAAAATCAGGAGCACCATAAGTTCTCACGTTTGATTTTCTTCTCGAATATATCATCCTTATTAGTTTCCACTTTCTGTGTGTTCTTTGTCTTTGTTTCTTTTGCATCTGAAATCGTTGACTTCATATCCATTGTTACACAAACATATGTCTCCTTCGTTTTTATCGTCTCCAGCAGCGGAATCATTGCTCTTTCCATGGGAAAACTCTTGCACCATATCAAAACTTTGAGAAAAGAGACAAGTAACACCACCGTATTTGTAGCCACAcatcataaaaatcaaagtaaaaAAGAGTAGtaccataaaaaaacaaaaaaaaaaacctgtaaTTGATTGAATATATGTAAATGCTCTGTTCACAGAGCtgacaattatttttaagaggCTACTAACAACTttataactaaatttttaacTCCATTATTTCTGTATTTCAAAacatgtttctctctctctgtatTTCAAGTTCCTCTTCCTTCTTATGTAAACTTAGATTTAGGAAAGTAAAGTATATAACGCAGCCGGTGGATGTGATCTATCGCTCAATAACTCTACAGAGCagtaattttcttaataatttcaTGGTTTaaccattttaaatataattgtgtatgaTTTTCACTTATGAGAGAAGTTTACTTTCTTGCTCACAATACTAGACTTGATGATAATTAAAAGTAGCTGTCTGAAACCAAACTTGGATTAATTGACCGCAGCCAGTTGCCATGCTTACATTACTACGGGAGTAGACGCTGGAAGCagcatcattaattaattattatgcaTTCTTAACGAAATTAAATAGTTAGGCTTGAATAGAATATAGGAGAAGGGAATCTTGAGAGAGTAGGCTAGGCCACACATGAGGATGGCGATAATTGGTCCACATCATCAACATTGAATGATTCAGTCACCTGGTTGGAAAACCGAGGCATTGCATGTTATGTATGTTTTTGTTATCTGAGGGAATCACGCCCATAATATCCAAGACAGCCATTCAAATGTGTAATCCTCGTTAGCATTCACCTGGCATGTTCTTATTGGTCCAAGGTTAAGCTTATTGGCTACAAATCAAATCCATCATTAGTTTACGTTTCAGAATGTCTCTCCACCGCCCCTCCACTTTTCACCTAAACTTTGTCGCTTTACAGCCAATCCCTTCTTGCTTTGCTTTCTTGTGGTAAAAATATCATAAGAATTGAATTGATTACATCAACTTGTATTactatttttaaatgttaattcaattcaattctgATTACTTGATTTTCAATATTAGtgtctttttaattaatataaccaAACAACGGTAGAATGTCGGAATGATGATTCATGTTTCAGTCATCATTCAAAACATTGCTAGAAATTTTCCCTACTTTCGATCAAATGCTTGGATTACCCaatatcatgtgatttttttttttttagcaattGTAATCCAAACATCTTCTACGACTattgatttattgtttttagaGAGTAAGGTATCATGTTACTAAATAAAATTCTATCGATTACAACGATCAAATTTAAGTAACTAAGCCCACAGAAAAATCGGGAGATGCAGTATAGGAGTAACAAAACAGATTGAACCCTTCTTGTGTTTGGTCCTTTTTGGGGATTAGGTTGGAGTTTTTGGATTATAATCCCATTTTAGTCAGTCAAAAAATAGTTGACAGAAAAGTCAAACAAGCCAAttcaactcattttttttaagaattaatatttattttaatattttataaatatattaaaaaaattaattaatttattttttgtccaaataaattattattcaaaacttaAGGTAATacattagattttttaataagtatttattatttgatatttataaaagataaaatcaattaaactatatttattatttaatttttttttaacattttagcTTTGACGGATTAACCTTTCAATCCAATCAAAAATAGGATGAACTATTACTTTCAACCCATATATGAAATACAAACTTGGACAAATTAACCCATTTTTATGGATTGGTGGCGAGATGAGCTAATCTGTTTTGCCACTGCTGATGTGGGAGGAGGGAAAGGTTCGAAATTGATAATTTAGTGACAAGAAATTGGCAAAGCAAACATTTAAGCTTACGTTCAGAATTGGAATTAATATTATCTTGATATCATAGATGACCATTATTATGAAGATCCACgataatgttttataatttcatgatcAACATGATAGTGTCTTAGCGCAAAGGAGCAATAAGACGTGTAAgggttaaaaagaaatataaataaaggacAAAAGCTAATTTTGTATTGTGAAATGATCCAATCACCTCACGCAATGCATCCCTTTGTAAaactacaaaataatattacGGTACATATGCCCACATTTATTAATGGTATCTATTTTGTTATGCAATTAgtctttaaatcatttttttatgattcacGATAATTTATAACCAAAATGTTatcacataatattttaaaacgttTATCTCATCCAAACGTATCAATTTGAAGTGTATAGTAtatatgtttgaattttgaagaaTACTGAATACACAagttacaaatatttttgtgtggtagaGAATGAATGGTGTGACGTGGCTGATCAGAGGGCTAGAAGTGAGCCTCTGTCACGAGTGTACGACGTGGAAAGCATAGCCATGTGGGGCCATgtgaaattttaatcttttggaaaaggggCTATGAGCAATGCAAATGGCACCAAAAGTTGTCCACGcaattaacttctttttttgggttgttgttttttctttcctattttttctcATGTGGACCCACCATTTTCATTTTGGGTTTTGGAGGTTAATGATGCCCATTGATGATGGGCCCCACATCAAGCACCGGCCTATTTCCTTTGTTGCCTTTCCATTTGCCATTTTTCCAAACTCCCAAACGTCCATTTCAAATTTTGCTTCATGCttggcaaaaaaaattaacgtgGCCTTTgctgtttatttttgtttttatttttattttaaattttttaagatttagaaaatatatatcaagaaaaaaaaaatataaggtgccatcatatttttttattttaaaaaagactgACAACgttaatatgatattttcaattttaggtatattttttaaaatattttcatttttaaattttagaaaaacatatttttccttttttatattttctctaaaataaaaacaaaaaacacttaaaaGTCACCGAATAATCTCACAAACCTTAAATTTTGGCTAACATCTTAACTTGACCAGAACAGGGAAAAGCATACTCATCTTTTCTTTAACATGTTGAGGGCAACAAGCTTCTTTCACATGATAATAATACCATGCCAGAGTTGCTATGTGCCCACTaatttaattacattgaatTAGAGCTTGAATTAGacaaaaatattacttcaatCAGTACAACATCCATTAACCAAGGCCCGATTTTGTAGGTGTATAACAATGCCAATTATCTACAGAAGTGAAGTAATTAAATTCTCTGTACGTAATGAGATGAAGCTCGTTTGTGTTGTTATtgtctttgaaaattattatatcttttgttcatttgtttttcattatttatgatTGCTCCATTTTTTGCTGCCTAGCTGGCTAGCTTTTCGATCAAGGGAAACGGTGGGTCAATTCTAAAGGGTAGAGGCCTAGTAGAGCACTATATTATTCTAAAAGTTTtattcacaaatattttttacagttaaaagagaaaaatatataaaataaaataagtgatataataaaaaattaaaaatgaagataaattagaaaaataataatgtaaaaaatatataagttaaaataataatatagctCCGAAACATATAGAACCCCACTCGTACGAAGTACAAACGGGGTCCGTTAGTAGTCATCCtgtaaatttttgtaatttgagtatacataatttcttttaaaaaagcgATACTAGTTTGGTTCTTTGatgataaatataatgataGAAAATACTATTTGGTTTAAAATCTTTGATATGAAAAGGATTATGAATGCGTAAtaactaatcataattaaaaataatgttttattatgtGAGTTgtcatacaaaattttattcactcggatttaacatttttacatcaaaataacttaaaagagtaatttggtttcaaaataatactaaaaggatttatattatattatatttagtataaaataataacatgaaAGTAAATTGGTTTCACTTAATTTCTATACTATACACTTACCCCAAATAATTGTATCGGTAAGATGTCATCtagttgataattttttttatgattttcataataaataatttttttaattaatattttaagacaccacactatttttttatgttattttgaagagagagagaatcaaaagaaaaaacattgacAACTGGTCATACTGGTGTCTTTTATTTTCTGTCAGTGACATGAGCCGTCTCTGTTTGAAAAAGATTCTTCCAAGTGATCACACCGCACACACACTCCTTCTATTTCTCTCTTTGGAATTGCTTATACTATTCATGACTCTGCATCTCTATATAAACCTCTCTCACCTTCGATCACCACACTCATCACAACCACTCTTAATTTCTCTCTGTCTCGTTTACACATCTCTCCAACCTTTCACTTTCGTTTCTCAGTTTTATTCGAATCCCTCTCTCAATCTCCTTTCCAAATGGCCAGCGTTGAGGTAATTCAAAGACACAGTTTCGTTGTTTATAATTTTGCCTCAGCTGGTTTTGTACATTCCTTTATTACTCCAACGTGTGTAGCAGTGGTAGTACTTTATATGGTTCCTACGTGCACACGGTGAAACTCAACACTTTAGTAACTAACTGTATATATACAACTGTTTCTTCACTTTCTTACTTTCTTTGTTGTGATTCATTATCGATCAAAGAACCAGTTTGGTTTTTTATTACGTGCGAACGTACGATCTAGCAAGTTATGTATGCGATGGTACTAGCTAGTCTTAATATACCgcactttgattttaatttctttttggtttctCCCGATCTATCTTTGTTTTTGTTGCTGCGGTGTTTGATAACCATCATTATATACGAagcataaattatatattactgCGGTCAACCACTTAAACTACACGAGATTTGAGGGGATCAACTTGTTTCATAGCTTTCTTAATTGATCATTgattaattgaatatatataaatcacGAACCATTTTCCAGTTGATGATCAACATCTGAAATATTCATCGGTGTGTGGAATTGGATTGTGATTAGCAGTTCTATGTGGAcctagttttttgtttttgtttatataatcACAGTTGCATCAtcagaaacaaaaaacattgaTCAATTTATTACGTAagctttttttcttgtttttttttcgcTAAATAGGCTattgttaatttctttaaagCTCAAAAACCAACATATCCCAGCTAGTTGTAGAAGCTAATTAACTCCCCCGTAGCCACGTTGAACTTCTTCAagcttaaaacttaaaagaaaaggagaacAATTAATTATATCACCAAGTTGACACTTTAATTTATAAGTCCTATTAATTTCATAGTAGTATTAAACAATTTACGTTTATCTTATAAGTAATGAGTTTTGTACTGCACCCCATTTATCTTAATATCTCATGaactatttctctttatttttttattcctatcacatttctttattttatctcacCTTCTAAGTGTCAAATAGGTTTTTATTGGGTGTGCAAAAGTCATTTTAGTTATCTTATAACACATTGTGCTAGTGCTGATCATGTGATGTTTCACTTGTGTGTCTCTATAGTCTATACCATCAAGTTATTTGTTTCTCATGTTTACAAATCCACCTTTGTTTAAGCTTGGCACTAGAAGactttgttaaataaaattagaaatctcACAGGTTGCACAGCAAACACCAACAACAGTTCCAGAAAATGAAACAACCGAGGTAAGCAAGACCCAGGAAACAACCCCAGTCACTGAGGCTCCTGCAACAGAACAACCAGCAGCTGAGGTTCCTGCAACAGAACAACCAGCCGCTGAGGCTCCTGCCCCAGAATCAACCACCGAAGCACCAAAGGAAGAAACCACCGAGGCACCAACAGAAACAGTAGAAAAAACAACTACAGAAGTAGCCCCAGAGGAGCCTAAAGAAGTTCCAGTTGAGACCGAGGAGGTGGTGGCAAAGGAGACAGAGGAAGAGAAGCCAGCAGAAGAGAAATCAGAGGAGAAAACTGAAGAAGTGAAAGAAGAAGCAGAGGAGCCTAAAGAAACTACTGAAACAgaatcagcagcagcagcaccACCAGCAACCACAGAGGAAGAGAACAAACCAGCTGAGTCAGTTGAAACCCCAGTAGAGGTTCCTGTTGAGAAGACTGAAGCTTAGACCTATGGACAGTGTGAGTGAGAAAAACAAGTTTAAAAATGGTCCTAGTTGTGGGGATCAGGTCTACCATTTTGCATGCCATGTTGAAaagcctcttttttttttttctttttatttctttagtttactttattaatattattatatgatgCTTAAGTCTTTGGTTGTATTATGGAGGGTACACCTACGTGTAAGCACAACACTTGGCTCCACATCAGCGTGCTTGCCACGTGGTGACATGAGAAATTCTGGGAGTTGTGTATTGAAGTGAGCAAGCTGCTGGTGCTGGAGTTTAGGGGTGATGGTTTATTGGCAGGGTTACATGAGTTTGTGATGGTGTGTTACTGTGTTTCTTTAGGTTTGAATAAATGATAtttactttataatttatattgttgtTTGTGCAAAAGAATATTTCGTTTTTAAACTTGCTTTCTTCCACATTACACTTTTAATATTGCAAAGTTATTATATCTGAATTCATATATCTTCGATCAATTCgtgttataattatatattttctattaattgaACATGAACCAGTAGACTTACCTAGGTATTAATGAAAACTACCTAAGAATTTTCTGTTTCCTAGCGGCCTCACATGTTTCAAAAACACAATAGTACACAAAATCtacttattattgttaaatatttcatcaatattttttatttttttcttttttattacatcataaattttgtaacacctatattttctctctcaagTGTCTTATAGCATAATTGGATATccacaaaatatttttcttccaaaaaaaattacaaggagTTGGAaggtaaataataaaaaataaaggacaaataatggatatatcaataagaaaaaaaaaactagatcaaattatttatattatgttcGTCAAGTTTTCTAATTATATAATCACAAGTAAatatctatttaaaattatatgatacatttttaatagagattatttattctaaaaaaatatgtattatcaTTTGATTATAAAACTTGTTGGTAGAGATATCAAGAACTTATGCAAGCTTTTGCCTAATAAATATTCTATGGCAATGGATTGGGATTTTTAACACTGCATTATTAtgctttataataaatttttaatagaaaaaagatCATTTATTAATCAGAAACTGATATCGAaagaaaatttatcatttaggaATATTGCAATAGAATACGTAGTCAAATATAAGTTTATGCCAGTGTACGCACTATCAATTAAACAATCGCAATGTAGGGCGGGGGATCGCATCTAAGCTCTTATTATTCTTAAATTATATTCCTGACGTCACAGATGAAGGCTTCTCCTTCCTGAAgacaaaattcaaagagaagatgcaagttataaaaattttgAAGGCGACCAGTGGGTGTTTGGTTTTGCATTTGAgccttttaatatattttgttatgtttAATTTGACGTtgaataagaatttaaaattgattttaaatttaaataattttaagttgaatttaaaattttatattaaattttactcttattttttttataataaaacatgtAAACATAAATCATATCTCTTTCCaatcaattttaactaaaattaattcctttcaaaatcaattttatcattcTCCTTCCAAACCCacactaatttaatttacaaggAAGAATAGCGCTTTGAGCTTTATTGTCCAAACTTATATACCAAAGCAGGACGAACAAACAGTGTTATCAAGAATGaccacataaaaaaatcatgaatttttctttccttggaTCCTTTTTCATTGATACTTGAACCCccatatatattataaacattTGACACAAGATCAATGACAAAGCATCCAGAACTGCTGTAAGAAACAGAACTAGACAGCCTTGAGAAGAGATAAATAATCCTATCCTACCCTATAATTTGTACAAATTTGAGCACCGATATTCCAGTATGCTGTTAAAACCACCTCTACCAAAATTGCAGATTGCAACCAATGTGTTCTTGAGTGATGACTTAAAAGCGATCTTGCATGACAACCATAGATGAATACCGGGGGAAACACAGCTGGTAAAAACATGTGTGGGATGAGAGCAGGTGATTGTTAGGTTCCACATATTGGATTACAAGTGTGGgatgaagtcccacatcgggtagAAATGGAAAGGTtgaacaccatataagtgaggagaagatcCATAAACCTGagtcttaaggttttgggttaaagcTGATTCTCCCAACAATCTGCCAAATTTTCTT includes these proteins:
- the LOC100814402 gene encoding putative surface protein SACOL0050, yielding MASVEVAQQTPTTVPENETTEVSKTQETTPVTEAPATEQPAAEVPATEQPAAEAPAPESTTEAPKEETTEAPTETVEKTTTEVAPEEPKEVPVETEEVVAKETEEEKPAEEKSEEKTEEVKEEAEEPKETTETESAAAAPPATTEEENKPAESVETPVEVPVEKTEA